Part of the Candidatus Thermoplasmatota archaeon genome is shown below.
ATTACAGATCCACATTTTATGGGTAAGCCTGAACTCGTTGAACAACTTTGTGACCTGCTGGCTCAGCATGAGTTGGACATTAAGTTCATAGCAAAAGTACGACCCGATTCGATGGCAAGATATCCTGAGGCTGTTCGAAAAATGATTGCGGTCGGGATTGATAGTTTTGAAATGGGTATTGAGAGCCCAAATGTGAGAGATCTTAAGTCCACGTCTAAAGGTTTGAAACCTGGCATTCATGCTAAGGCCGTTGACAATATCAAAAGATGGGGCGGAAACCCTGGCGGAACATTTGTTATTGGTCTACCAGACCAGACTGAAGAAGAGATACTGCACTTCCCACATTACGCCAGGAAACTCGGGCTCACGAGTGCTGCTTTTGGCATTGCAACACCATATCCGAGCACGAGATTCTATGAGGAACTAGATGCACAGGGCTTGATCTTTGAGACGGACTGGAATAGATTCGATGAGATGCACTCCGTATTCAGAACCCAACATCTCTCGAGCAGGCGAATTGAAGATTTGGCAACGATTTGCATGGCAAGATTCTGGACATGGAACACTTTCATCGAGCGGGCGCGCCTGCACTTGACAAGAAGCGGGACTAAGCTGCCTTTGATGACATTTGTTGGCGATAGAATAGCTGACCTTAGATTCGTGGCAGGCGCTGGTGTACAGACTCAAGAGGGGAATTTTCAAACTCATATCCTGAGGTTTCTAGAGTCTTCACCGGACCCAGGGATCAAGAGATACACAGAAGAAGTGGGCATGCATAGTGTCATAGAGATGTCAAGATTTCTCAGTTTGCTTGGTGCTCAGACCATCCAATTAACAGCGAGGAATAATGGGGCACCTCTCACAAGCTGGATTTTTGAGACCACAAGAAATGGAGTGGAATATGTTCAAGTCATCAACGGGAAGATAGACGAGTCCACAATCAGTTTTGAGCTAGACCTAGCTGATTTGCAGGTAGATGAAGGGGACTCGTCAAAGATGAATCGATTCGGAATCCTCGTGAGATTGCTAGCCTCAA
Proteins encoded:
- a CDS encoding B12-binding domain-containing radical SAM protein — protein: MSFKRILLVKPSGRHGLSFAFDIIPTGLEYIAPYLEDVVDEVNIIDLEMEPKPIQRTIIRYLDMLEPDLVGISMSATEHSEGLEIAEMSHKRGIATVLGGYHPTAIPDELLSHPQVDFVVRGEGELTMHDLVARGDARGVKGVSYKDGDGITHNLDRELIEELDTIPFPARHLRRYKYYVTLKRDREYDVLTTSRGCWGRCSFCCEPSMSKSHQRYRSPENVMAEILETVEFHEGKPLSMEITDPHFMGKPELVEQLCDLLAQHELDIKFIAKVRPDSMARYPEAVRKMIAVGIDSFEMGIESPNVRDLKSTSKGLKPGIHAKAVDNIKRWGGNPGGTFVIGLPDQTEEEILHFPHYARKLGLTSAAFGIATPYPSTRFYEELDAQGLIFETDWNRFDEMHSVFRTQHLSSRRIEDLATICMARFWTWNTFIERARLHLTRSGTKLPLMTFVGDRIADLRFVAGAGVQTQEGNFQTHILRFLESSPDPGIKRYTEEVGMHSVIEMSRFLSLLGAQTIQLTARNNGAPLTSWIFETTRNGVEYVQVINGKIDESTISFELDLADLQVDEGDSSKMNRFGILVRLLASNKGIKKRLNLSRLIIAAGIEFIAYLGTRNNGKRD